One segment of Lactuca sativa cultivar Salinas unplaced genomic scaffold, Lsat_Salinas_v11 Lsat_1_v11_unplaced_19, whole genome shotgun sequence DNA contains the following:
- the LOC111900257 gene encoding uncharacterized protein LOC111900257: protein MDITKEREDMEEINHFSHKNHPLKLVNSETIDNAGLENRGGGGVIGCYACQKPISSSGFAYACMPCRHFMHKACAQLPLTINLPSLYEHPLTLRDRGPVKDFRSWTCDVCCNVNLGRGFYYNFRKPEDNFKFNACIDCCVVEIGRKVEADVIKEGTRIKIEHEGHPQHTLSLQLRPAAFLCDACNTEDKGLFYLCDSCGFWIHKTCASLAPTIHRPHHHPNHPLTLVYSLPEKFYKFSFYCEFCNIYIRRNDWLYHCENCRYFCHIKCALNAELPSTPRDGPSTSIADEEVDNLLQFPMSNAFTNPLKLLHSGMIAPDDDDDADRKTMINHWSHRHPLFLNVKHQADMSGCSSDRLEIRTSTSSTSFASLDVATCVYLSMQWLFQRWQQFFLPVSNLQVLPLCQLCISTQKHQT from the exons ATGGATATCACAAAAGAGAGAGAAGATATGGAAGagattaatcattttagtcataaaaATCATCCATTAAAGCTTGTCAACTCAGAGACGATTGATAATGCTGGTTTGGAGAatcgtggtggtggtggtgtaatAGGTTGCTATGCATGTCAAAAACCTATATCATCAAGTGGCTTTGCATATGCTTGCATGCCATGTCGTCACTTTATGCATAAAGCATGCGCACAGCTTCCGCTCACTATCAATCTGCCTTCCTTGTATGAGCATCCTCTAACGCTACGGGATCGCGGACCTGTAAAAGATTTCAGATCTTGGACTTGTGATGTTTGTTGTAATGTAAACCTAGGTAGGGGGTTTTATTATAATTTTAGAAAACCAGAGGACAACTTTAAGTTTAATGCTTGCATAGATTGTTGTGTTGTTGAGATTGGTCGCAAGGTGGAAGCTGATGTTATCAAGGAGGGGACAAGGATCAAGATTGAACATGAAGGTCATCCACAACACACTTTATCCCTTCAGTTAAGACCCGCTGCATTCCTGTGTGATGCTTGTAACACTGAGGATAAAGGTTTGTTCTATCTTTGCGACAGTTGTGGCTTTTGGATCCACAAGACTTGTGCTTCCTTAGCCCCTACCATCCATCGACCGCATCATCACCCTAATCACCCACTCACTCTGGTCTATTCTCTTCCAGAAAAATTCTATAAATTCTCTTTTTATTGCGAATTTTGCAACATTTACATCCGACGGAATGATTGGTTGTACCATTGTGAAAACTGTAGATATTTTTGCCATATCAAATGCGCCTTAAATGCAGAGCTACCTTCTACTCCAAG AGATGGTCCAAGTACTTCCATTGCTGATGAAGAGGTAGATAATTTGCTGCAATTTCCCATGTCAAATGCATTTACAAATCCATTGAAACTACTACACTCTGGAATGATAGCAccagatgatgacgatgatgctgaTCGAAAAACTATGATTAACCATTGGAGTCATCGTCATCCATTATTTCTTAATGTCAAACATCAAGCTGACATGTCTGGTTGTAGTAGTGATCGATTAGAG ATTAGAACATCTACTTCATCCACCTCATTTGCTTCACTTGACGTTGCAACATGCGTCTATCTatcaatgcaatggttgtttcaGCGGtggcaacaattttttttaccaGTGTCAAACTTGCAAGTTCTACCTCTGTGTCAACTGTGCATTTCTACCCAAAAGCATCAAACATAA
- the LOC128129518 gene encoding L-type lectin-domain containing receptor kinase IX.1-like, producing the protein MEHVGINRNSLSLVAYAPWNASLHNKATANAWVSYNSSTKNLSVYWTYERNPSFQGNSNLSYQIDLKEVLPSWVTIGITASTGQYMERHTLQYWEFNSSLDIKDDNKTTSQKVKLGVGLAVPLGVLLAGGIIAYSIIYLRNHMSPSDETLETINLSSINDDLERGAGPKRFSYRDLALATNNFADDLKLGEGGFGCVYRGYLSRERKVVAVKKISSGSKQGKKEYITEVKVISSLRHRNLVQLIGWCHDDNQFLLVYEFMPNGSLDTHLFGKMDPLSWSVRYKISLGLASALFYLHEEWEQCVIHRDIKSSNVMLDSGFNVKLGDFGLARLMDHELGPQTTGNLAGTLGYMAPEYVRTGKASKESDVYSFGVVAMEICCGRKARDCIDGDSEMGLVDWVWCLHGKGEILSGVDERLNGDFDEEQGKCLMMVGLWCVLPDRSLRPSIRQAIQVLNFEAPIPNISVNMRVLGYHASATPTSTSGDPFLTSSSINIGR; encoded by the coding sequence ATGGAACACGTAGGAATCAACAGGAATTCACTTTCTTTGGTTGCATATGCTCCTTGGAATGCTAGTTTGCATAATAAAGCTACTGCGAATGCTTGGGTTTCTTATAATTCCTCTACTAAGAATCTAAGTGTCTATTGGACCTATGAAAGGAACCCCAGTTTTCAAGGGAACTCAAATCTTTCTTATCAAATTGATCTCAAAGAGGTTCTTCCTTCATGGGTCACTATCGGCATCACAGCTTCCACTGGTCAGTATATGGAGAGACATACCCTTCAGTACTGGGAGTTCAACTCAAGCTTGGATATAAAAGATGACAATAAAACGACATCACAAAAGGTGAAGCTGGGTGTCGGGTTAGCAGTGCCATTAGGTGTTCTACTAGCAGGAGGCATAATAGCATATAGTATTATCTATTTGAGGAATCACATGAGTCCTTCAGATGAAACATTAGAGACAATCAACCTGTCTTCAATCAATGATGATCTTGAAAGAGGAGCAGGGCCCAAAAGATTTTCTTACAGAGATCTTGCTTTGGCTACTAATAACTTCGCTGATGACCTCAAGTTGGGTGAAGGAGGATTTGGTTGTGTTTACAGGGGATACCTCAGCCGTGAAAGAAAAGTAGTTGCAGTTAAAAAGATTTCAAGTGGATCTAAACAGGGAAAGAAGGAATATATAACAGAAGTGAAGGTCATAAGCAGTCTAAGGCATAGAAACTTGGTGCAACTCATAGGTTGGTGCCATGATGATAATCAGTTTCTACTAGTTTATGAGTTTATGCCAAATGGTAGTCTTGACACTCATCTTTTTGGGAAAATGGATCCCCTTTCTTGGAGTGTGAGGTACAAGATATCATTAGGTTTGGCTTCTGCCTTGTTTTATCTTCATGAGGAATGGGAACAATGCGTGATACATCGTGATATTAAATCAAGCAATGTGATGCTAGATTCGGGATTTAATGTGAAGCTTGGAGATTTTGGGTTAGCTCGACTTATGGACCATGAGTTAGGTCCACAGACAACTGGTAATTTAGCAGGAACATTAGGATACATGGCACCTGAGTATGTAAGAACCGGTAAAGCTAGCAAGGAATCGGATGTTTATAGTTTTGGGGTGGTTGCAATGGAAATCTGTTGTGGAAGGAAAGCTAGGGATTGTATTGATGGGGATTCTGAAATGGGATTGGTGGATTGGGTTTGGTGTTTGCATGGAAAAGGGGAGATTCTTTCGGGAGTTGATGAGAGGTTGAATGGAGATTTTGATGAAGAACAAGGTAAGTGCTTGATGATGGTTGGATTATGGTGTGTGCTCCCTGATCGAAGTCTGAGGCCATCTATAAGACAAGCGATTCAAGTTCTTAATTTTGAGGCCCCTATTCCCAATATTTCAGTGAATATGCGTGTTCTTGGATACCATGCATCAGCTACTCCTACAAGCACTTCTGGAGATCCTTTCTTAACTTCTTCAAGTATCAATATAGGTCGTTAA